A stretch of Fusarium poae strain DAOMC 252244 chromosome 2, whole genome shotgun sequence DNA encodes these proteins:
- a CDS encoding hypothetical protein (TransMembrane:1 (o531-553i)), whose product MASPPSTPAPALAPAPAQAPLLASDSASGPEKSAKPAPTAKLRSCVVCRTRKVRCDKLSPCSNCRRANIPCVVPSNDRPPRWARRLERFTSDDGPVQVDKNKNKNPEGNQALDRLHTLENLVKELRSQLEQANATSSRGASSEAASPPENTKPAASPSSASASASTTSDVQKHFGRMVLKDAHQRRYISSGFWSRISDELEGLKMDARRMGDDEASSDEPDFPSSTPPTQELHREPMERHAFLFQHDLSLSPPENQDFNPLPSQIPFLLDIFEENINIIIYIVHMPTIRKMVRSSRGSTPRIDIKNQALLFSIYYAAITSMEDDEVMTNFGSSKTELNLKFRRGLEQALAKADFLNDPDIVHVQTLAIFLSLARRYDSPVYVWMMTGLMIRMAHAVGLHRDGSRFAHLSPYDVEQRRRIWWMVIVIDIRASEDQGTEFTITRDSFDTRMPLNINDSDLDPDTKHVPVERQGVTDMSLAIAMCELAHVSMQLMSSNLLSGGPSLDDQAQLLDHYCKKLEDGYFRYSIEPDDIINWVGIVVTRLVLSKLTLLVYLPSLFTSPSDRFSDQVRDRLLIAAIEIAEHNHSLNAEARCRQWRWIYQTYTHWYAIVWLLIEISRRQWSSTVERAWIALHSEWLIPPHNSMAKNVLAAKHNIISSKLER is encoded by the exons ATGGCGTCGCCTCCCTCaactccagctccagctctagctccagctccagctcaaGCCCCTCTTCTCGCGTCAGATTCGGCCTCTGGGCCCGAAAAAAGCGCGAAGCCTGCACCAACTGCCAAGCTCCGCAGCTGTGTCGTCTGTCGCACTCGTAAAGTTCGATGCGATAAGCTTTCCCCATGCTCGAATTGCAGGAGAGCTAATATTCCATGCGTTGTTCCCTCCAATGACCGTCCGCCTAGATGGGCTCGGCGCCTAGAGCGTTTTACCAGTGATGATGGTCCAGTTCAGgttgacaagaacaagaacaagaacccGGAGGGTAACCAGGCATTGGATAGACTACATACACTTGAGAACCTGGTTAAAGAATTGAGGAGCCAACTAGAGCAGGCTAATGCCACCAGTAGTAGGGGTGCTTCTTCCGAGGCCGCATCGCCCCCCGAGAACACGAAACCTGCGGCGAGCCCCTCgtcagcttcagcttcagcgTCGACAACGTCAGACGTGCAGAAGCATTTCGGCCGAATGGTTCTCAAAGATGCACACCAAAGACGTTACATCTCCAGCGGATTTTGGTCCCGCATAAGTGATGAG CTTGAAGGGCTCAAAATGGACGCTCGTAGAATGGGAGATGATGAAGCATCTTCGGATGAACCAGACTTCCCAAGTTCGACTCCTCCGACTCAAGAACTACATCGAGAACCCATGGAACGACACGCCTTCCTATTCCAACATGACTTGTCGCTATCGCCACCCGAAAACCAGGACTTCAACCCGCTACCCTCACAGATACCCTTCTTGTTGGACATTTTTGAAGAAAACATAAATATTATCATATATATTGTTCATATGCCGACCATCAGGAAGATGGTTCGTTCATCTCGGGGGTCAACCCCCAGAATAGATATCAAGAATCAAGCGTTGCTTTTTTCCATTTACTATGCCGCAATAACATCAATGGAGGACGATGAGGTAATGACCAATTTTGGTTCTTCCAAAACCGAGCTCAATCTCAAGTTTCGTCGTGGTCTAGAACAAGCTCTTGCAAAAGCAGACTTCCTCAACGATCCCGACATTGTCCACGTTCAGACTTTGGCCATCTTCCTTTCCCTCGCTCGGCGGTACGATAGCCCTGTATACGTCTGGATGATGACAGGCCTCATGATACGAATGGCTCACGCTGTTGGTCTTCATCGCGATGGGTCCCGGTTTGCGCACTTATCGCCCTATGATGTAGAACAAAGGCGCCGTATCTGGTGGATGgtcatcgtcatcgacaTTCGTGCGTCAGAGGACCAAGGGACTGAATTCACCATCACGAGAGATAGTTTCGACACCAGGATGCCCCTCAACATCAACGACTCGGATCTTGACCCCGATACGAAACACGTTCCTGTGGAGCGTCAAGGTGTCACGGATATGTCTCTTGCCATAGCCATGTGCGAGCTAGCGCATGTATCCATGCAGCTAATGTCTTCGAACCTTTTATCAGGTGGCCCAAGTCTTGATGACCAGGCCCAACTATTAGACCATTATTGCAAGAAGTTGGAAGACGGTTATTTTCGGTACTCAATTGAGCCTGATGATATCATCAACTGGGTTGGAATCGTAGTTACGCGGCTGGTCTTGTCCAAACTGACTCTCTTGGTGTACCTTCCCTCGCTATTTACCTCACCTAGCGATCGTTTCTCAGATCAAGTCAGGGACAGGCTACTCATTGCCGCTATTGAGATAGCTGAGCATAACCACTCCCTCAACGCTGAAGCGAGATGTCGCCAGTGGCGATGGATCTACCAGACCTACACCCATTGGTATGCCATAGTCTGGCTGCTCATCGAGATATCTCGGCGACAGTGGTCATCTACAGTTGAGCGTGCGTGGATTGCCCTCCACAGTGAATGGCTGATTCCTCCTCACAACAGCATGGCCAAGAATGTAC TTGCTGCCAAACACAACATCATATCCTCAAAGTTGGAGCGATGA
- a CDS encoding hypothetical protein (TransMembrane:2 (i105-125o145-167i)), with amino-acid sequence MEEYTVKQVAEHNKPEDSWLIVHGHVYDVTRYISDHPGGADVLVESAGTDASEDFDNAGHSEDAFEIMEDLCIGKIKGFEKKKPKLKPLAPITTPKIGADGSSSLSTLANFTFVLVAGIGAYYFGRRHQLSVPNWMLASLRNDSAGSSFIKGMIVGGGSLAITNAVLAQRFTTSAMKSKPFTSYPAHMKVPKRTQQDSLLQRGMLDPVAYSPLPLVNKTQITPNVLRLTFSLPTKSTVLGLPIGQHVTIKADVRGETVARSYTPVSNNSDLGILELVIKVYPDGKLTNNYLAHLEVGDEVLFRGPKGAMKYQPNICKKIGLIAGGTGITPMFQVIRAVCEHDRDTTEISLIYANRTEQDILVRDELDKFARRYPKNFKVYYILDEPPNDWKYGSGYVTQELIKEKMPAPNMDSKVFLCGPPGMVNASKKALVGLGYEQPGSSAKMSDQIFVF; translated from the exons ATGGAGGAATATACCGTTAAACAAGTGGCTGAGCACAACAAACCAGAAGATTCGTGGTTAATAGTACACGGCCACG TATACGATGTCACTAGATATATAAGTGATCATCCCGGTGGCGCAGATGTCTTGGTTGAATCAGCTGGCACTGACGCCAGTGAAGACTTCGATAATGCTGGACACTCAGAAGATGCCTTTGAGATTATGGAAGATCTCTGTATTGGCAAGATTAAGGgttttgagaagaagaaacccAAACTGAAGCCACTCGCTCCTATTACCACACCTAAGATTGGAGCTGACGGATCCTCTTCTCTGTCAACATTGGCAAACTTTacttttgttcttgttgcGGGTATCGGCGCATACTATTTCGGCCGCCGTCACCAACTCAGTGTGCCGAACTGGATGCTTGCTTCTTTGAGAAATGACTCGGCTGGCTCTAGCTTCATCAAAGGCATGATTGTTGGAGGTGGATCTCTTGCGATTACAAACGCAGTACTTGCTCAGCGTTTCACTACCTCAGCTATGAAGAGCAAGCCTTTTACAAGCTATCCTGCACACATGAAGGTACCAAAACGAACTCAGCAAGATAGTCTCCTGCAGCGAGGAATGTTGGACCCCGTTGCCTACTCTCCTCTTCCCCTGGTTAACAAGACTCAAATCACGCCAAATGTTCTTCGCTTGACCTTTAGTCTACCGACAAAAAGCACGGTGCTTGGTTTGCCTATCGGGCAGCACGTCACAATCAAGGCTGACGTACGGGGAGAAACTGTCGCTCGCTCATACACGCCTGTTTCAAACAACTCCGACCTTGGCATCCTTGAGCTGGTCATTAAAGTGTACCCAGACGGAAAATTGACCAACAATTATCTTGCCCATCTTGAGGTTGGAGATGAGGTTCTTTTCCGAGGCCCCAAAGGAGCGATGAAGTATCAACCGAATATTTGTAAGAAAATCGGGTTGATCGCTGGTGGGACGGGTATCACTCCCATGTTCCAAGTTATTCGTGCCGTTTGTGAGCATGACCGTGACACCACTGAGATCTCTCTGATCTACGCCAACCGGACAGAGCAGGACATCCTTGTACGGGACGAATTAGACAAATTCGCCCGACGCTACCCAAAGAACTTCAAAGTTTATTACATACTAGATGAACCCCCCAACGACTGGAAGTATGGCTCGGGTTATGTCACCCAGGAATTGATCAAGGAAAAAATGCCTGCACCGAATATGGATTCTAAGGTCTTCTTATGTGGTCCACCAGGAATGGTAAATGCATCTAAGAAGGCACTTGTTGGCTTGGGATATGAGCAGCCTGGATCTTCGGCGAAGATGTCGGATCAGATCTTTGTGTTTTAA
- a CDS encoding hypothetical protein (TransMembrane:1 (o58-79i)) encodes MHIAGYLCSPTHKDDVEYRPLRPRSLSDENNAQSHAVDAASRSRTQVWRLCTKWVKPWVAAGFGALLILASFFLFTFVVERYAIYNFEASGFALADPVEHYGDAADSAKRWVEDLSPRVSPVMVHSHNDYLRPRPLFSALSVGCASVEADIWLSSNGRDLLVGHHWWNLRPEKTLQSLYITPLLQILDTLNSPHHVDNHTSTDSAAGVFVTEPNKTLILFIDVKDDPAKTWPILLKHLEPLRARGYLSYHQKLSSTSTDQSFHSGPLTVVGTGNIVKRRDVNIGADLGEYQKYHDVFLDASLDLLSHPGFCQRIDSQCELQENEFYTASVSIWRALGIVIPYFSQAQRTRLKNQIKLAKDLNLKSRYWELPGWPTSQRNYVWRTLAHEGVDLLNADDIVSAATKRWHSDYTIEEEAIRAATAIINLNSTKSQPKSCGVRVSAGCRTNRTKSWHQGQERVNTNDNKL; translated from the exons ATGCATATCGCCGGCTACTTGTGTAGCCCAACACATAAAGATGATGTCGAATATCGACCACTCCGCCCAAGAAGCCTTTCAGATGAAAACAACGCGCAATCACACGCCGTTGATGCTGCCAGTAGAAGCAGAACCCAGGTTTGGCGTCTTTGTACGAAATGGGTCAAGCCATGGGTTGCGGCCGGTTTCGGGGCACTTCTGATCTT agcctctttcttcctATTCACATTCGTTGTCGAGCGATACGCTATCTACAACTTCGAGGCTTCGGGCTTTGCTTTGGCAGATCCCGTTGAACATTACGGCGACGCAGCAGACAGTGCCAAGCGATGGGTCGAGGATCTATCACCTCGGGTTTCACCTGTGATGGTGCATTCTCACAACGACTACCTGAGACCAAGGCCTCTGTTCTCAGCTTTGTCCGTTGGCTGTGCTAGTGTAGAAGCAGACATCTGGCTGAGCAGCAACGGCAGGGATCTACTGGTTGGCCATCACTGGTGGAATCTCCGACCAGAGAAAACACTCCAGTCATTATATATTACTCCTCTACTGCAGATTCTTGATACACTCAACTCGCCACATCATGTCGACAACCATACATCAACAGATAGTGCCGCTGGTGTCTTTGTGACAGAGCCAAATAAGACGCTGATCTTATTTATCGATGTCAAAGACGACCCTGCAAAGACATGGCCAATATTGTTGAAGCATCTAGAGCCTCTACGAGCAAGAGGCTATCTGTCATATCACCAAAAGCTCTCTTCAACATCCACAGACCAATCATTCCATTCCGGACCACTGACTGTTGTGGGCACGGGAAATATTGTCAAGCGGCGAGATGTCAACATTGGCGCAGACTTGGGTGAATATCAGAAATACCATGATGTATTTCTTGACGCATCCCTGGACCTACTTTCTCACCCTGGGTTTTGTCAGAGAATCGACAGCCAATGCGAGCTGCAAGAAAACGAGTTTTACACGGCTTCCGTGTCTATTTGGAGAGCCCTTGGGATTGTCATCCCATACTTCAGCCAGGCGCAGAGAACTAGACTTAAAAATCAGATCAAACTTGCGAAAGATCTCAATCTGAAGTCAAGGTACTGGGAGTTACCAGGATGGCCAACGTCACAGAGGAATTATGTCTGGAGAACACTTGCGCACGAAGGCGTTGACTTGCTGAATGCTGATGATATAGTCAGCGCCGCCACAAAACGCTGGCACTCCGACTACACAATAGAAG AAGAAGCTATTCGTGCTGCGACAGCTATTATCAATTTGAACTCCACCAAGAGCCAGCCTAAAAGCTGCGGTGTACGCGTCTCGGCGGGTTGCCGAACTAACCGCACTAAATCTTGgcatcaaggccaagagaGAGTCAACACCAACGACAACAAGTTGTAA
- a CDS encoding hypothetical protein (TransMembrane:1 (o333-357i)) — translation MSTKQFYLLGEVATTAREIELSPAIDFEELQSIVASHFAIVKPNSVGFIHDSRKLNVVSEVLEIDDPIAISINGNAVRDVPGPAGIPYFGNYLEIYPDHLGNHQRLFEKYGPLFTTSSMGNRLYQTNSAELSNIFLSEDHYFTKDIVPGHPLHPIKNQEAGVFLADTDTEQWRLAHKFLPPALGPKAVRHYAPTMQRTVESSFKVFDELDQKGEAWNVYQYMLKLGSQAVGKLVLGMDFAHFEQVDSPLHEMVLKIAENLELNKRVSSMGAWYAQMPFGDPKKVRQTMARIMEMMDESIARASKGQEDLELQDAALKADNVGNKLPPSQFAPALLVATAAGFTTTSSLLSWLIYSLVKYPGNQERLLQELIDNNWDEDTQVTADTTSKLTFLDKFIKETQRLHNPSFQPGRTAKVDMILPGGYRLPKGAVVISALHHMHNNKDVWENPGRFDPDRWDTEQVKNRPPGSYIPFATGPRMCVGFNFALQEIKVFLPKLVYRYKFSLAQDGPIEYDPYFQLIRPNNLYIHAEKRVKWPPKSE, via the exons ATGTCGACAAAACAATTCTACCTGTTGGGCGAGGTTGCCACCACCGCCCGAGAGATTGAACTATCACCGGCTATAGATTTCGAGGAGCTGCAAAGTATTGTTGCCTCCCATTTTGCCATTGTCAAACCCAATA GTGTTGGTTTTATCCACGATAGCCGAAAACTCAACGTCGTATCTGAAGTCCTCGAGATAGACGACCCTATAGCTATCTCTATCAATGGAAACGCCGTGAGAGACGTTCCTGGGCCCGCAGGTATCCCATATTTCGGTAATTATCTCGAAATTTATCCTGACCACCTCGGCAATCATCAAAGACTGTTCGAGAAGTATGGACCGCTCTTTACCACAAGCAGTATGGGGAATCGTCTGTATCAAACCAATAGCGCTGAGCTCTCGAATATCTTTCTGTCTGAAGACCACTACTTCACCAAGGACATCGTTCCTGGTCATCCTTTGCATCCTATCAAGAATCAAGAAGCAGGAGTTTTCTTGGCTGATACAGATACCGAGCAATGGCGACTTGCCCATAAGTTCCTACCGCCAGCGCTGGGGCCAAAGGCTGTGAGGCATTATGCACCCACTATGCAGCGCACGGTTGAATCATCATTCAAGGTCTTTGACGAGCTAGACCAAAAGGGTGAAGCATGGAATGTCTACCAGTATATGCTTAAGCTTGGCTCTCAAGCTGTTGGCAAACTCGTTTTGGGTATGGACTTTGCTCATTTCGAGCAGGTCGACTCGCCGTTACACGAAATGGTTCTCAAGATTGCCGAAAACCTCGAGTTGAATAAGCGTGTATCTTCTATGGGTGCTTGGTACGCCCAGATGCCCTTTGGTGACCCGAAGAAGGTCCGTCAGACGATGGCCAGGATTATGGAGATGATGGACGAGTCAATCGCCAGAGCCTCCAAAGGCCAGGAAGACCTCGAGCTCCAAGATGCAGCTCTAAAGGCGGACAACGTT GGCAACAAACTTCCACCTTCGCAGTTTGCACCAGCTCTTCTCGTTGCTACTGCAGCCGGCTTTACAACCACGTCGTCGTTACTATCTTGGTTGATCTACAGTTTGGTCAAGTACCCAGGCAACCAAGAACGTCTCCTTCAAGAGCTTATTGACAACAACTGGGATGAGGATACCCAAGTGACCGCCGACACTACGAGTAAACTGACCTTTCTCGACAAATTTATCAAGGAAACGCAGCGTCTCCACAATCCATCATTCCAGCCTGGTCGCACCGCAAAGGTTGATATGATCCTCCCAGGCGGATATCGTCTCCCAAAGGGTGCAGTAGTCATCTCAGCGCTTCACCACATGCACAACAATAAAGACGTATGGGAGAATCCAGGACGTTTCGACCCCGATCGTTGGGACACAGAACAGGTCAAGAATAGACCTCCTGGCTCATATATTCCATTCGCAACAGGGCCTAGAATGTGTGTCGGATTCAATTTTGCATTACAGGAGATCAAGGTTTTCTTACCTAAACTTGTCTATCGATACAAGTTCAGTTTGGCGCAGGATGGGCCGATTGAGTATGACCCTTACTTTCAGTTGATTCGACCCAACAATTTGTATATTCATGCAGAGAAGCGAGTGAAGTGGCCGCCGAAGTCGGAGTAG
- a CDS encoding hypothetical protein (SECRETED:SignalP(1-20)), giving the protein MRKFALVLAAFGVCNSLAISSYIDSLSNNAKELFTESMDWMDTYYDGRAGYLYDFSAAAALRHETRSSAWYAFGLLARNKGHDVSEAEKIIRGIISGQHKNPSDEWYGTYQVTPEEPLVGSATYPANIYNTWDPNWRGFIGTTFIMALEEFPKLISKSTQELMLESLHNATKGDEYRFGNLDPKKDNLYPSYSNPAIMRAFMSGWTGRRLKESNMTRSGERYAQDIIDLFNRAKTLSEFNSGTYTGVSLYGLTLWSKYLPNDSIMTKNGPDMIKHTWEAVGNLWHPGMKNMAGPWDRSYGYDMKRYLSLMALWFWALIGKENSSLIQKPQVMSHMADYAWAPLFAALAKSHQKLIPKQVLADLTTFKGEHNFTASTFYPPFDTVPRNISTWLSKDLTIGAQSYKQISLGGPAQSQEAYNPAVIQWNTGKEVSFISLYPSETALDVEVNPEY; this is encoded by the exons ATGCGCAAGTTTGCCTTGGTCCTTGCGGCCTTTGGCGTCTGCAACAGCTTGGCTATTTCCTCATACATCGATTCGTTATCAAACAATGCCAAAGAACTTTTCACCGAAAGTATGGACTGGATGGATACATATTACGATGGCAGAGCCGGTTACTTGTACGACTTTagtgcagcagcagctcttCGACATGAGACACGAAGTTCGGCGTGGTATGCCTTTGGACTATTGGCTCGGAACAAAGGACACGATGTTTCTGAAGCCGAGAAGATTATTCGAGGCATTATAAGTGGGCAGCATAAAAACCCTTCCGATGAATG GTATGGCACATATCAAGTCACGCCTGAGGAGCCTTTGGTGGGATCAGCCACCTACCCTGCCAATATATACAACACATGGGATCCCAATTGGAGGGGGTTCATTGGAACCACTTTCATCATGGCTCTGGAGGAGTTTCCAAAGCTCATCAGCAAGTCGACACAGGAATTAATGCTTGAATCGCTTCACAATGCTACAAAGGGCGATGAATATCGTTTCGGTAACCTCGACCCCAAGAAGGATAACCTGTACCCATCCTATAGCAATCCA GCCATCATGAGAGCTTTCATGTCGGGCTGGACTGGTCGACGTCTAAAAGAGTCCAACATGACGAGGAGTGGCGAGAGGTATGCTCAAGACATTATTGACCTTTTTAACCGTGCCAAAACTCTATCCGAGTTTAACTCGGGCACATACACTGGTGTCTCTTTGTACGGTCTCACATTATGGAGCAAGTATTTACCCAATGATTCAATTATGACAAAGAATGGACCCGACATGATTAAGCACACCTGGGAGGCAGTTGGGAATCTCTGGCATCCTGGAATGAAGAACATGGCTGGACCGTGGGACCGCTCATATGGATACGATATGAAACGCTATCTCAGTCTGATGGCTCTCTGGTTCTGGGCTCTCATTGGAAAAGAAAATTCCTCTCTCATCCAAAAG CCACAAGTTATGTCACACATGGCCGACTATGCATGGGCACCTCTATTTGCCGCATTAGCCAAAAGTCATCAAAAACTGATCCCGAAACAAGTTCTTGCGGATCTTACGACTTTCAAGGGAGAGCACAACTTCACAGCCAGTACCTTCTACCCTCCTTTCGACACTGTTCCTCGAAATATTTCCACTTGGCTATCGAAGGATCTCACAATTGGTGCACAGTCCTACAAACAGATCTCTCTTGGTGGGCCTGCTCAAAGTCAAGAAGCCTACAACCCTGCTGTCATTCAATGGAACACAGGGAAAGAGGTCTCGTTTATTTCC CTGTACCCGAGTGAGACAGCCCTAGATGTCGAAGTCAACCCAG AGTATTAG
- a CDS encoding hypothetical protein (SECRETED:SignalP(1-23)~TransMembrane:9 (n3-14c23/24o171-192i204-227o328-354i382-402o408-430i466-486o492-511i523-545o557-583i)) → MKLFTASLIFFSWLAQLSSFAAADRILESKSLNSCQQGSLLTASLFHVVVTPNNSIATINVNAVASVQGKVRFDVALNVYGYQFIRQIVDPCSGALEIPSLCPMTPGNIDIKFTVPLGDALDQIPNIAYGIPDLDATVRAFVNMTSTGESVACVEADFSTGKTVEQLSVKWVTAIIIGIGLISSALISLAGYGNASSHLAANTLALFTYFQAQAIIGLTGITMPPIVDAWTQNFQWSMGIIRLGWMQDIFTWYQRATGGTPARIFDHLATSSVQVAKRSVEYIPGAAALVRRGFAMSKRSNIELENGSFLVYGIQRVAFRSRIETTNLFLTSLTFFIVFIIFACILVLIAKAILDLCAKQAWIKHERFLEFRTEWRTLLKGILLRLTLMGFAPITILSLWEFTQVDSAALVVLAVFFFLAITITLAWAAFKIVAFARHSNPVVTLYSDSRILNKWGFLYIPYRATAYYFVVPQLAYILVKGMFIALSQKSGVVQAVALIIIEVAALIDTSVMRPFMDKSVNSFNIAIFVLNFLNAICLFIFTNVLGMPKMGPSVTGLVVFVANAAFSLILLLMIIISSALVFWRKNPDARYQFMADDRASFMKSKSSTQLDTMTQLEALAATARGDPTGHSRPVSRSSSELAAQIYPPGPPQQAASSSVSSRSPNKDSQVDIRTAER, encoded by the coding sequence ATGAAGCTATTCACAGCATCCCTTATCTTCTTCTCATGGCTCGCTCAGCTTTCGTCTTTCGCTGCTGCCGACAGGATCCTCGAGTCCAAGTCCCTCAACAGCTGTCAACAGGGCTCTTTATTGACTGCTAGTCTTTTCCACGTTGTAGTCACGCCAAACAACTCGATTGCCACCATCAACGTCAACGCCGTTGCCTCGGTTCAGGGCAAGGTTCGCTTTGATGTCGCCCTCAATGTTTACGGATACCAATTCATCCGTCAGATCGTCGATCCTTGCTCTGGCGCCCTTGAGATTCCCAGTCTTTGCCCCATGACACCAGGTAATATCGACATCAAGTTCACTGTCCCACTTGGCGATGCATTGGACCAGATCCCCAATATCGCATATGGCATTCCTGACTTGGATGCTACCGTGCGCGCATTCGTCAACATGACATCCACTGGAGAGAGCGTCGCATGTGTGGAGGCAGACTTTTCCACAGGAAAGACAGTTGAGCAACTATCAGTCAAATGGGTAACTGCCATTATCATCGGCATAGGACTCATATCCTCAGCTCTGATCTCGTTGGCAGGCTATGGCAATGCATCCTCTCACCTTGCTGCCAATACCCTCGCTCTATTCACATACTTCCAAGCTCAAGCTATTATAGGGCTCACAGGAATTACCATGCCTCCCATTGTTGATGCGTGGACTCAGAACTTCCAATGGTCAATGGGCATCATCCGCCTTGGTTGGATGCAAGATATCTTCACCTGGTATCAGCGCGCTACAGGTGGCACACCCGCTCGCATCTTCGATCATCTTGCCACTTCCTCTGTACAAGTCGCCAAGCGCTCTGTTGAGTATATTCCCGGTGCTGCTGCTCTGGTTCGTCGTGGCTTTGCCATGTCTAAACGGTCCAACATTGAGCTCGAGAACGGCTCATTCCTGGTCTACGGCATCCAGCGTGTTGCTTTCCGATCCCGGATCGAGACAACGAATCTTTTCCTCACTTCGCTCaccttcttcatcgtcttcatcatctttgcTTGTATCCTTGTTCTCAtcgccaaggccattctCGATCTGTGCGCAAAGCAAGCCTGGATCAAGCATGAGCGCTTCCTCGAGTTCCGAACAGAGTGGCGCACCCTCCTCAAAGGCATTCTTCTTCGACTTACCCTCATGGGCTTTGCTCCCATCACTATTCTTTCTCTCTGGGAATTCACTCAAGTTGACTCGGCTGCCTTGGTAGTCTtggccgtcttcttctttcttgccATCACAATCACCCTCGCATGGGCAGCATTTAAGATCGTTGCCTTTGCCAGACATAGCAACCCAGTCGTCACTCTGTACTCGGACTCGCGCATTTTGAACAAGTGGGGTTTCTTGTATATTCCCTACCGAGCTACTGCCTACTACTTTGTCGTGCCCCAACTTGCCTATATCCTTGTCAAGGGCATGTTTATCGCCCTGAGCCAGAAGAGCGGCGTAGTTCAAGCAGTTGCCCTCATTATCATCGAGGTGGCTGCTTTGATCGACACAAGCGTCATGCGTCCTTTCATGGATAAGAGTGTGAACTCGTTCAACATTGCCATCTTTGTACTCAACTTCCTGAACGCTATCTGTCTGTTTATTTTTACCAATGTTCTGGGTATGCCTAAAATGGGCCCCTCGGTCACTGGGCTTGTCGTCTTTGTCGCCAATGCCGCCTTCTCTCTCATCCTTCTCCTTATGATCATCATATCGAGTGCGTTAGTGTTTTGGCGAAAGAATCCAGATGCACGATACCAGTTCATGGCTGATGATCGAGCATCCTTTATGAAGTCCAAGTCGTCCACGCAGCTTGACACAATGACGCAGCTCGAAGCTCTCGCTGCCACAGCACGTGGTGACCCAACTGGCCATTCTCGCCCGGTTTCCAGGTCATCATCGGAGCTTGCAGCTCAGATCTACCCGCCCGGCCCACCACAGCAAGCTGCGAGCTCCTCAGTTTCCTCAAGAAGCCCCAACAAAGATTCGCAAGTCGACATCAGGACAGCAGAACGCTAA
- a CDS encoding hypothetical protein (SECRETED:SignalP(1-17)) — protein MKLSAIALLALTSGIAAAPAAEPGREVDHRDYGYGRKPDYDHKGRGGKHDYGQPKPHNPWEHKPDYDHKDRGGKHDYGRPKPHNPWDHKPGYDHKGRGGKHDYGRPKPHNPWDHKPGRGKDHDYRPPKDHYKPPAQHKPHNPWEHKPGRDKDHDYRPPKDGYKPPKDNKPPKDDYKPPKGDYKPPKDNKPPGEHRPPPKDDYKPPKDNKPPGEHRPPPKDDYKPPKDNKPPGEHRPPPKDDYKPPKDDYKPPKGDYKPPKDNKPPGEHRPPPKDDYKPPKDDYKPPKDNKPPVEHKPPPKDDYKPPKGDYKPPKDDYKPPKGDYKPPY, from the coding sequence ATGAAGCTGTCTGCTATTGCACTTTTGGCATTGACCTCAGGCATAGCTGCCGCCCCGGCCGCTGAGCCTGGCAGAGAGGTTGATCATCGCGACTATGGTTATGGCCGCAAGCCTGACTACGACCATAAAGGTCGTGGGGGCAAGCATGATTATGGTCAGCCGAAGCCTCACAATCCATGGGAGCACAAGCCTGACTACGATCATAAAGATCGTGGAGGCAAGCATGATTATGGTCGGCCGAAACCTCACAATCCATGGGATCACAAGCCCGGCTACGATCATAAAGGTCGTGGAGGCAAGCATGATTATGGTCGGCCGAAACCTCACAATCCATGGGATCACAAGCCCGGTCGTGGCAAGGACCACGACTACAGGCCTCCCAAGGATCACTACAAACCTCCTGCTCAGCACAAGCCTCACAACCCGTGGGAGCACAAGCCCGGCCGTGACAAGGACCACGACTACAGGCCGCCCAAGGATGGATACAAGCCACCTAAGGATAACAAGCCCCCCAAGGACGATTACAAACCCCCCAAGGGCGATTATAAGCCACCCAAGGACAACAAGCCTCCTGGTGAACACAGACCTCCCCCCAAGGACGACTACAAGCCACCCAAGGACAACAAGCCTCCTGGTGAACACAGACCTCCCCCCAAGGACGATTACAAGCCACCCAAGGATAACAAGCCTCCTGGTGAACACAGACCTCCCCCCAAGGACGATTACAAGCCACCCAAGGACGATTACAAACCCCCCAAGGGCGATTATAAGCCACCCAAGGATAACAAGCCTCCTGGTGAACACAGACCTCCCCCCAAGGACGATTACAAGCCACCCAAGGACGACTACAAGCCACCCAAGGACAACAAGCCTCCTGTTGAACACAAGCCTCCTCCCAAGGACGACTACAAGCCACCTAAGGGCGATTACAAGCCCCCCAAGGACGACTACAAGCCACCTAAGGGCGATTACAAGCCCCCTTACTAA